Proteins from one Acidobacteriota bacterium genomic window:
- a CDS encoding HD domain-containing protein, with product MVFWIKFLARGLLLLRHPHHQDQSVGKIETRSARYCRMGAVSPAQLEVTQLIMPQLLRNLRRVMAQKYAGSGYSLVVHGEEVGLAAEQIARVLHRNHPDCEQKAHLAYLAGTLHDYGKIVVPDEIRLSRQVYSESERQVMEYHPIYGKMLLESVGCHEEIVAAAYYHHLRYGGGGYPNCGLTGDQIPLIARIVTVADHFVARIEHRPHRRGQFPVEVWEDMQRQRHTLFDPRVLDAFEETELLQSALGNHPLRIFA from the coding sequence GTGGTTTTCTGGATAAAGTTTCTGGCACGAGGGTTGCTCTTACTCAGGCATCCGCACCATCAGGATCAATCGGTGGGCAAAATTGAAACTCGATCTGCGAGGTATTGCCGTATGGGCGCCGTTTCCCCTGCACAGCTTGAAGTCACTCAACTGATTATGCCGCAACTTTTACGCAATTTGCGCCGGGTCATGGCTCAAAAATACGCCGGGTCAGGCTACTCGCTGGTGGTTCACGGCGAAGAAGTCGGCCTCGCGGCAGAGCAAATCGCCCGCGTCCTGCACCGCAATCATCCTGATTGCGAGCAAAAAGCGCACCTGGCATACCTGGCGGGAACGCTGCACGATTACGGCAAGATCGTGGTGCCTGATGAAATTCGGCTGTCGCGGCAGGTGTATTCGGAATCGGAACGCCAGGTGATGGAATACCATCCGATCTACGGCAAAATGCTCCTTGAATCAGTTGGATGCCACGAGGAAATTGTCGCCGCCGCGTATTACCACCACCTTCGATATGGCGGGGGTGGCTATCCAAACTGCGGATTAACCGGAGACCAGATTCCACTGATTGCCCGCATTGTCACCGTGGCTGATCATTTCGTTGCTCGAATTGAACATCGTCCACATCGTCGAGGCCAGTTCCCAGTGGAAGTTTGGGAAGATATGCAGCGTCAGCGTCACACTTTGTTTGATCCGCGGGTTCTGGATGCCTTTGAGGAAACCGAATTGTTGCAATCAGCCCTTGGAAACCACCCCCTTCGAATTTTTGCATAA
- a CDS encoding glycosyltransferase family 2 protein yields MPQITILITTREQFSHIRKNLESIYAHTPQRFDLIYVNSGAPPSVSTYLKQQAREKGFQLIEFSHQIHQNYARNVGLKYVKTPFVMFLDNDVEVTPGWLEPLLTCAEETGAWIVGPMVLLGPPEDQIIHFAGGEAGIKEVGGQRIYHAHMQYCTWPISAVPVPLRRQETINVEFHGMLVRKSALDQIGGLDEKIYSTSDHFDIGLEVSQRGGKVIFEPASVIAYHPPLNMDNDDRQVFRTRWSEAWNQATLDHFYSKWGLTPNLKKQEWIRKHRRKWLYPVFNRVERMAGKRGRDLAEKLISPLEIIHNRLFYHLPQISHSFVTGVHLGEIDHSNPTVL; encoded by the coding sequence ATGCCGCAGATAACCATCCTGATCACAACTCGCGAACAGTTTTCCCACATCCGCAAAAACCTTGAGAGCATTTATGCTCATACACCACAGCGTTTTGACTTGATTTATGTCAATAGCGGCGCACCTCCTTCTGTTTCAACTTACTTGAAGCAACAGGCTCGCGAAAAAGGGTTTCAGTTGATTGAATTCTCTCATCAGATTCACCAAAACTATGCTCGCAATGTGGGGCTGAAATATGTCAAGACTCCATTTGTGATGTTTTTGGATAATGATGTCGAAGTCACGCCGGGGTGGCTAGAGCCATTGCTCACCTGTGCTGAAGAAACTGGGGCCTGGATCGTCGGGCCAATGGTGTTACTTGGGCCACCCGAAGATCAGATCATTCATTTTGCCGGTGGTGAGGCGGGAATTAAAGAAGTTGGTGGACAACGAATCTATCATGCCCACATGCAATACTGTACCTGGCCAATCAGCGCGGTTCCGGTTCCACTCCGGCGGCAGGAAACAATCAATGTTGAATTTCATGGAATGCTGGTGCGGAAATCAGCGCTGGACCAGATTGGTGGGCTGGATGAAAAGATTTACAGCACTTCAGACCACTTTGACATTGGCCTGGAAGTGAGCCAACGGGGAGGCAAAGTCATTTTTGAACCAGCCTCTGTGATTGCGTATCATCCCCCACTCAATATGGACAACGATGATCGGCAGGTTTTTCGAACCCGGTGGAGTGAAGCCTGGAACCAGGCCACACTGGACCATTTTTACTCCAAATGGGGACTGACTCCAAACCTGAAAAAACAAGAGTGGATCAGAAAACATCGCCGTAAATGGCTGTATCCGGTTTTCAATCGAGTTGAGAGAATGGCTGGTAAACGTGGGCGTGATCTGGCTGAAAAATTGATCTCACCGCTTGAAATTATCCATAACCGATTATTTTACCATTTGCCCCAGATTTCCCACTCTTTCGTGACGGGTGTTCATTTAGGTGAGATTGATCATTCCAACCCAACCGTCCTGTGA
- a CDS encoding 3-oxoacyl-ACP reductase FabG, with protein sequence MTKLLEGKTALVTGGSRGLGRAICEVFAREGCNIAFNYHSQPEAAQTVVDNIEHLGQRALAFQVSVTDRAAVKQMVRQIIEQFGRIDILVNNAAINRADMFLTMTDRAWDEVVNTNLNGLFNVTKPVFKQMVRQRYGRILNISSIGGIRTVPTSVHYATTKSAVVGFTKMLAREGAPFGLVVNGIAAGIFDTDLGHTLPDKFRETYEGWCSLGRYGRPEEMGELAAFLVSDRNSYMNGEMIIQDGGTVT encoded by the coding sequence ATGACAAAATTACTTGAAGGAAAAACTGCATTGGTCACTGGTGGCTCACGGGGACTGGGGCGGGCCATCTGCGAAGTTTTTGCCCGCGAAGGTTGTAACATCGCCTTTAATTACCACAGTCAGCCCGAGGCCGCTCAAACCGTAGTTGACAATATTGAGCACCTGGGCCAGCGCGCCCTGGCCTTTCAGGTTTCAGTCACAGATCGCGCAGCAGTGAAACAAATGGTGCGGCAAATTATTGAGCAGTTTGGGCGAATTGATATTTTGGTGAATAACGCGGCGATTAACCGGGCAGATATGTTTTTGACGATGACGGACCGCGCCTGGGATGAAGTCGTCAACACCAATTTGAACGGCCTGTTTAATGTCACCAAACCTGTGTTTAAACAAATGGTGCGTCAGCGGTATGGCCGGATTTTGAATATCAGCTCAATCGGAGGCATCCGTACCGTTCCGACGAGTGTTCATTACGCCACAACCAAGTCTGCCGTGGTCGGCTTTACCAAAATGCTGGCCCGCGAAGGAGCGCCCTTTGGCCTGGTCGTCAATGGCATTGCCGCTGGTATTTTTGACACGGACCTGGGTCACACCTTGCCTGATAAATTCCGCGAAACATACGAAGGCTGGTGTTCACTGGGGCGCTATGGACGACCGGAAGAAATGGGCGAACTGGCCGCCTTTCTGGTTTCTGACCGCAATAGTTATATGAATGGCGAGATGATCATCCAGGATGGGGGGACAGTGACTTAA